The proteins below are encoded in one region of Mycolicibacterium neworleansense:
- a CDS encoding DUF222 domain-containing protein gives MFDVVSDVVLIDQVGAASRAESVAIAARFTAIGALDTLREQELIDSILWRTDPYEEVCAEVSAAMRISRGRARTQVHHARVLRDKLPQVAARFAVGDIDYRVVRMIITRRTHRPRGHRARVPPLGGTLGVHPLP, from the coding sequence ATGTTCGATGTGGTGTCTGATGTGGTCCTGATCGACCAGGTCGGTGCTGCCTCGCGGGCCGAGTCGGTGGCGATCGCGGCCCGGTTCACCGCGATCGGGGCGTTGGACACCCTGCGTGAACAGGAACTGATCGACAGCATTTTGTGGCGCACCGACCCCTACGAGGAGGTGTGCGCCGAGGTGTCGGCGGCGATGCGGATCAGCCGGGGCCGGGCCCGCACCCAGGTGCATCACGCCCGGGTGTTGCGCGACAAGCTGCCCCAGGTGGCGGCCCGCTTCGCCGTCGGCGATATCGATTATCGGGTGGTTCGGATGATCATCACCCGCCGCACCCACCGCCCCCGAGGGCACCGAGCCCGGGTACCGCCCCTCGGTGGCACTCTCGGAGTTCATCCGCTTCCGTGA
- a CDS encoding HNH endonuclease signature motif containing protein, protein MALSEFIRFRDLTCRFPGCDAPVQRCDIDHTMPYPQGPTHPSNTKLYCRAHHLVKTFCPGWSDRQLPDGTVEITTPTGHTYTTEPHGAAMFPTLATPTGNLHLPEPQAPTPNSNRGAKKPKRSRTREQDRQDRIAEERRLRAELNNDLAYERHYQAWLAEEYGPPPPF, encoded by the coding sequence GTGGCACTCTCGGAGTTCATCCGCTTCCGTGACCTGACGTGCCGCTTCCCCGGTTGTGACGCCCCGGTGCAACGCTGCGACATCGACCACACCATGCCCTATCCGCAGGGCCCGACCCATCCGTCCAACACCAAGCTGTACTGCCGGGCACACCACCTGGTCAAAACGTTCTGCCCGGGCTGGTCGGATCGTCAGTTACCCGATGGGACAGTAGAAATCACCACACCCACCGGGCACACCTACACCACCGAACCGCACGGCGCCGCGATGTTCCCGACCCTGGCCACCCCGACCGGGAACCTGCACCTGCCCGAACCCCAAGCTCCGACCCCGAACTCGAACCGCGGCGCGAAGAAGCCCAAACGCTCACGCACCCGCGAACAAGACCGCCAAGACCGCATCGCCGAAGAACGACGCCTGCGCGCCGAACTCAACAACGACCTCGCATACGAACGCCACTACCAAGCCTGGCTCGCCGAAGAATACGGACCACCACCACCATTCTGA
- a CDS encoding CDGP domain-containing protein produces MKLCIIGGLATVLTVTGLITSAPPASAGCLYGGNVISKCDGPIQPDGSWQRCIGTWGYVPSGWSSHLVPVKRCDPMGPGHDYPFDFTFADPPTHIDG; encoded by the coding sequence ATGAAGCTCTGCATCATCGGAGGCTTGGCCACCGTGCTGACGGTGACCGGGCTGATCACCTCGGCCCCGCCGGCCAGTGCCGGCTGCCTGTATGGCGGCAACGTCATCAGCAAGTGCGACGGACCCATCCAGCCCGACGGCAGCTGGCAACGTTGCATCGGAACGTGGGGCTATGTGCCCAGCGGTTGGAGCTCCCATCTGGTGCCCGTCAAGCGCTGCGACCCGATGGGGCCCGGCCATGACTACCCCTTCGATTTCACCTTCGCCGACCCTCCGACTCATATCGACGGTTGA
- a CDS encoding AraC family transcriptional regulator gives MAAWKNAPERGVVGRAGNVSAFDLHRWAPSEGAARFVEHFWSVTWDRHAEGPFESTVITFPAMHLTREWGDDVVRHGHQLPCTLLHGVVPKVFRITISGRGSVVGARFRPGGFTARFGGDAAAMTGRVVPVSDELFGAPVILGEDAATVRSRLEDAIAASTAPLDDTYRALAPLVDRMRDDATLHRVEQVMALSPWSTRTTQRVFRRYVGVTVKWVLCRYRLQQAALEIESVPGVDFADLAVRLGWYDQAHFINDFRTMLGSTPGDYSAEVNRRYESEGRRR, from the coding sequence ATGGCCGCTTGGAAAAACGCGCCAGAACGGGGCGTGGTCGGCCGCGCCGGAAATGTCTCGGCGTTCGACCTCCACCGGTGGGCGCCGTCGGAGGGCGCGGCAAGGTTCGTGGAGCACTTCTGGTCGGTGACCTGGGACCGGCACGCTGAGGGGCCGTTCGAGAGCACGGTGATCACCTTCCCGGCCATGCATCTGACCCGTGAATGGGGCGATGATGTTGTGCGCCATGGCCATCAGCTGCCCTGCACATTGCTGCACGGCGTCGTGCCCAAGGTTTTCCGTATCACCATCAGCGGGCGGGGGAGTGTGGTCGGGGCGCGTTTCCGGCCCGGTGGTTTCACCGCTCGCTTCGGCGGCGACGCCGCTGCGATGACCGGACGGGTGGTGCCGGTGAGTGACGAGTTATTCGGTGCACCAGTGATTCTCGGCGAGGACGCGGCTACCGTCCGCTCCCGGCTGGAGGATGCCATCGCCGCGTCTACCGCACCGTTGGATGACACCTACCGTGCGCTGGCCCCGTTGGTCGACCGGATGCGCGACGACGCGACCCTGCATCGCGTCGAGCAGGTCATGGCGCTGTCACCGTGGAGCACGCGGACCACACAACGGGTGTTCCGTCGCTATGTCGGCGTGACGGTCAAGTGGGTGCTGTGCCGGTATCGGTTGCAGCAGGCGGCACTGGAGATCGAGAGCGTGCCCGGCGTCGATTTCGCCGATCTCGCAGTGCGACTCGGCTGGTACGACCAGGCCCACTTCATCAACGATTTCCGGACGATGCTCGGCAGCACGCCGGGTGACTACTCGGCTGAGGTCAACCGTCGATATGAGTCGGAGGGTCGGCGAAGGTGA
- a CDS encoding VOC family protein, producing MSVTPVPEGYTSLTPFICVDGAAKAIAFYQNVFGAEVVERMDGPDGTVAHAEMDFGTGRLQLGDPQEAYQIAAPAPGAAATHSIGFYCPDVDDVVARAEQAGATIREPAQTFVTGDRFASILDPFGQRWTVMTRVEDLTPQERERRVAEWAATAGG from the coding sequence ATGAGTGTCACACCTGTTCCGGAGGGCTACACCAGCCTGACCCCGTTCATCTGCGTCGACGGTGCCGCCAAGGCGATCGCGTTCTATCAGAACGTGTTCGGCGCTGAAGTCGTCGAGCGGATGGACGGACCCGACGGCACCGTCGCGCATGCCGAAATGGACTTCGGCACCGGCCGGCTGCAACTGGGAGACCCGCAGGAGGCCTACCAGATCGCCGCCCCCGCACCGGGGGCCGCGGCCACGCATTCGATCGGGTTCTACTGCCCCGACGTGGACGACGTCGTGGCCCGGGCCGAGCAGGCCGGCGCGACGATCCGCGAGCCCGCGCAGACCTTCGTCACGGGCGACCGGTTCGCGTCCATCCTCGACCCGTTCGGCCAGCGCTGGACCGTGATGACGCGCGTCGAGGACCTCACGCCGCAGGAGCGTGAACGACGCGTCGCCGAATGGGCGGCCACCGCCGGAGGTTAA
- a CDS encoding HIT family protein yields MSCVFCAIVAGVAPAIRVYEDDDYLGILDIRPFTRGHTLVIPKRHTVDLTDTPPETVAAMAGIGQRIARAARLSGLHADGNNIAINDGKAAFQSVFHIHLHVVPRRSGDKLSFAKGMVLRRDPDREESGRLLRAALAQLDESAQD; encoded by the coding sequence ATGTCTTGCGTGTTCTGCGCCATCGTCGCTGGTGTTGCCCCCGCCATCCGCGTCTACGAGGACGACGATTACCTGGGCATTCTCGACATCAGGCCGTTCACCCGGGGCCACACCCTGGTGATTCCGAAGCGGCACACCGTCGACCTGACGGACACGCCGCCGGAGACGGTGGCCGCGATGGCAGGCATCGGCCAGCGCATCGCGCGCGCGGCCCGGCTGTCCGGGCTGCACGCCGACGGCAACAACATCGCCATCAATGACGGCAAGGCTGCCTTCCAGAGCGTGTTCCACATCCACCTGCACGTGGTGCCGCGCCGTTCCGGCGACAAGTTGTCGTTCGCCAAAGGGATGGTGCTGCGCCGTGACCCGGACCGCGAGGAATCCGGGCGCCTCCTACGTGCAGCGTTGGCGCAGCTCGACGAATCCGCGCAGGATTGA
- a CDS encoding nitroreductase family deazaflavin-dependent oxidoreductase: MPWWERYIGLPMLLLHDKIYKATDGRIGHTIPGGPSTLILHTVGAKTGQQRANSLAYAKDGADYLVVASKGGEPKAPGWYHNLKAKPQVEINVGPKRFGVTAKPVLPGDPDYPRLWDIVNNMKGNKNRYIGYQKRTTRPIPVVVLTP; encoded by the coding sequence ATGCCCTGGTGGGAGCGTTACATCGGCCTCCCGATGTTGTTGTTGCACGACAAGATCTACAAAGCCACCGACGGCCGGATCGGCCATACGATTCCGGGTGGCCCGTCGACACTGATCCTGCATACGGTCGGCGCCAAAACCGGCCAGCAGCGCGCGAATTCGCTGGCCTACGCCAAGGACGGCGCCGACTACCTCGTCGTGGCATCCAAGGGCGGCGAGCCCAAGGCTCCGGGTTGGTACCACAACCTGAAAGCAAAACCGCAGGTCGAGATCAACGTGGGACCCAAGCGGTTCGGCGTGACGGCCAAGCCGGTGCTGCCCGGAGACCCGGATTACCCGCGGCTGTGGGACATCGTGAACAACATGAAGGGCAACAAGAACCGCTACATCGGCTACCAGAAGCGGACCACACGCCCGATTCCGGTGGTCGTGCTGACGCCCTAG
- a CDS encoding LLM class flavin-dependent oxidoreductase, giving the protein MRLSVLDLVPVRTDQSTADALKATTHLAQTADRLGYTRYWLAEHHNMPAVAATSPPVLIAHLAAHTSQLRLGSGGVMLPNHAPLAVAEQFALLEAAYPGRIDLGIGRAPGSDPVTSLALRGAAGRDDRDIEAFPQYLDDVVALMSARGVRVPLPRDLMRENYVLKATPAAVTEPRMWLLGSSMYSAHLAAAKGLPYVFAHHFSGQGTAEALAVYRDEFQPSDLASEPVTFLTVNASVAETTEEAKALLLPQLQMMGRLRTGQPLGALDLVEDAEATTLSPQAQAIVASGLRRAVVGSPTEAAEQVRALAEEFDVDEVMVNPVGSARRGADPATATARDTTLELLAKELF; this is encoded by the coding sequence ATGCGGCTTTCTGTCCTAGACCTCGTCCCGGTACGCACCGACCAGTCCACCGCCGATGCCCTGAAGGCGACGACGCACCTGGCGCAGACCGCTGACCGGCTGGGATACACGCGCTACTGGCTCGCCGAGCACCACAACATGCCCGCGGTCGCGGCCACCAGCCCGCCGGTGCTGATCGCGCATCTGGCCGCGCACACCTCGCAGCTGCGGCTGGGGTCGGGAGGGGTGATGCTGCCCAACCACGCGCCGCTGGCGGTGGCCGAGCAGTTCGCACTGCTGGAGGCCGCCTATCCCGGCCGCATCGACCTCGGCATCGGCCGGGCCCCGGGCTCCGACCCGGTCACCTCGCTGGCACTGCGCGGTGCCGCGGGCCGTGATGATCGCGATATCGAGGCGTTCCCGCAGTACCTCGACGATGTGGTGGCGCTGATGAGCGCCCGTGGCGTGCGGGTGCCGTTGCCGCGCGATCTGATGCGCGAGAACTACGTGCTGAAGGCGACGCCCGCCGCGGTCACCGAGCCGCGCATGTGGCTGCTCGGTTCGTCGATGTACTCGGCGCATCTGGCCGCGGCCAAGGGGTTGCCGTATGTGTTCGCCCATCACTTCTCCGGGCAGGGCACTGCCGAGGCCTTGGCCGTGTACCGCGACGAGTTCCAGCCCAGTGACCTGGCGTCGGAGCCGGTGACCTTCCTGACGGTCAACGCCTCGGTGGCCGAGACCACCGAGGAGGCCAAGGCGCTGCTGCTGCCGCAGTTGCAGATGATGGGCCGGCTGCGGACCGGTCAGCCGCTCGGCGCCCTCGACCTGGTCGAGGATGCCGAGGCGACGACCCTCAGTCCGCAGGCGCAGGCCATCGTGGCCTCCGGGCTTCGGCGTGCCGTCGTCGGTTCGCCGACCGAGGCGGCCGAGCAGGTCCGGGCACTGGCCGAAGAATTCGATGTCGATGAGGTGATGGTCAACCCGGTGGGGTCGGCCCGCCGCGGCGCTGATCCGGCCACCGCGACGGCCCGCGACACCACCCTGGAACTGCTCGCCAAGGAGTTGTTCTGA
- a CDS encoding uracil-DNA glycosylase, whose protein sequence is MSMPQLPHPGIGGLFPSPVPPGSGWPGDPADATTPVAKTAAQVRRLAGRAATMTELDAGISVCRACPRLVEWREEVAVAKRKSFADQPYWGRPATGFGAERPGIFIVGLAPAAHGANRTGRVFTGDRSGDFLFAALHRAGLANQAVCVDAADGMELIDTRMAAAVRCAPPANAPTPAERATCAPWLQAEWRLAGPSARVVIALGGFAWRAALELIGSDIKPAPKFGHGATAALTSAFGPVTLLGCFHPSQQNTFTGRLTPAMLDDIFVTARHLVAQAGGNEPDGP, encoded by the coding sequence ATGTCGATGCCTCAACTGCCGCATCCGGGGATCGGGGGACTGTTCCCGTCGCCGGTGCCGCCCGGCTCGGGCTGGCCCGGTGACCCGGCGGATGCGACGACGCCGGTGGCCAAGACCGCGGCGCAGGTGCGGCGGCTGGCCGGGCGGGCCGCGACGATGACCGAGTTGGACGCGGGGATCTCGGTGTGCCGGGCCTGCCCCCGACTGGTCGAGTGGCGTGAGGAGGTGGCCGTGGCCAAGCGGAAATCCTTTGCCGATCAACCCTATTGGGGACGGCCGGCCACCGGGTTCGGTGCCGAGCGGCCCGGCATCTTCATCGTCGGGTTGGCCCCGGCCGCCCACGGTGCCAACCGCACCGGCAGGGTGTTCACCGGGGACCGCTCGGGGGACTTCCTGTTCGCCGCGTTGCACCGGGCCGGGCTGGCCAACCAGGCGGTGTGCGTCGACGCCGCCGACGGCATGGAGTTGATCGACACCCGCATGGCCGCCGCGGTGCGCTGCGCACCGCCGGCCAATGCACCCACCCCGGCCGAGCGGGCCACCTGCGCGCCGTGGCTGCAGGCCGAGTGGCGGCTGGCCGGGCCGTCGGCGCGGGTGGTCATCGCGCTGGGCGGGTTCGCGTGGCGGGCGGCGCTGGAGCTGATCGGTTCGGACATCAAACCCGCACCCAAGTTCGGCCATGGTGCGACGGCGGCACTGACCTCGGCTTTCGGCCCCGTCACCCTGCTCGGCTGTTTCCACCCGAGCCAGCAGAACACGTTTACCGGCCGGCTCACCCCGGCCATGCTCGACGACATCTTCGTCACCGCCAGACACCTGGTGGCGCAGGCGGGCGGGAACGAACCGGACGGCCCATGA